A single region of the Granulicella sp. L56 genome encodes:
- a CDS encoding Glu/Leu/Phe/Val dehydrogenase: MQTLTIEQETNPWEAQAARFDIAATKLNLDAGIMKVLRLPVREITVYIPVGMDDGSIEVFTGYRVQHSIARGPGKGGVRYAPNVSLDEVRALASWMTWKCAVVNIPFGGAKGGIICDPRKMSQGELERMTRRYTAELIEFIGPEKDVPAPDVGTNEQTMAWIMDTYSMHTRQTCTAVVTGKPVNIGGSRGRREATGRGISVVCDEALKHLGMSVEDCRVIVQGFGNVGSNAAAILAAKGYKIIGIAEYDGGLYNANGIDIVALIEHRQRAGTINGFAEAEAADKDELLTYACEILIPAATENVITSRNTDKLRCRILCEGANGPTTTLADDILADKRIFVIPDILANAGGVTTSYFEWVQDRMGYFWTETEVNQRLDRIMADSFQDVLAYAKAHNVNNRIAAYMLAIDRVAYTTKQRGMYA; this comes from the coding sequence ATGCAGACGCTTACTATCGAGCAGGAGACCAACCCGTGGGAGGCGCAAGCCGCTCGATTCGATATTGCCGCTACAAAGCTCAATCTTGATGCTGGCATTATGAAGGTGCTGCGCTTGCCGGTTCGCGAGATCACGGTTTACATCCCCGTAGGCATGGACGACGGATCGATTGAGGTCTTCACGGGCTACCGCGTTCAGCACTCGATTGCGCGCGGCCCCGGCAAGGGTGGTGTTCGCTATGCGCCTAATGTCTCGCTCGACGAGGTGCGAGCGCTGGCCAGTTGGATGACCTGGAAGTGTGCTGTGGTCAATATTCCGTTTGGCGGAGCCAAGGGCGGCATCATCTGCGACCCTAGAAAGATGTCGCAGGGAGAGTTGGAGCGGATGACCCGGCGCTACACCGCCGAGCTGATAGAGTTCATCGGCCCGGAGAAGGATGTTCCCGCCCCCGACGTGGGCACCAACGAGCAGACGATGGCGTGGATTATGGATACCTATTCGATGCACACGCGGCAGACCTGCACCGCGGTTGTGACGGGCAAGCCGGTCAATATCGGCGGCTCTCGCGGGCGGCGCGAGGCTACGGGGCGAGGCATCTCCGTCGTATGCGATGAGGCGTTGAAACATCTTGGCATGTCTGTCGAGGATTGCAGGGTGATCGTGCAGGGATTTGGCAACGTCGGCTCCAATGCGGCGGCCATTCTTGCGGCGAAGGGCTACAAGATCATCGGCATCGCTGAATACGATGGCGGACTTTATAACGCGAACGGAATCGATATCGTTGCGCTGATTGAGCACCGCCAGCGCGCGGGCACTATCAACGGCTTTGCCGAAGCGGAGGCGGCAGACAAGGATGAGCTGCTGACCTATGCCTGCGAGATCCTTATTCCAGCGGCGACAGAGAACGTCATCACCAGCAGGAATACAGACAAGCTGCGCTGCCGCATCCTCTGCGAAGGTGCGAATGGGCCGACGACGACGCTTGCCGATGACATCCTCGCCGACAAGCGTATTTTCGTGATTCCCGACATTCTCGCGAACGCTGGCGGTGTCACGACCAGCTACTTCGAGTGGGTGCAGGACCGGATGGGCTATTTCTGGACCGAGACCGAGGTGAACCAGCGGCTCGACCGCATTATGGCCGACAGCTTTCAGGACGTACTTGCCTATGCGAAGGCCCACAACGTCAACAACCGCATCGCTGCCTATATGCTGGCCATCGACCGCGTGGCCTATACGACCAAGCAGCGCGGTATGTACGCATAG
- the trpE gene encoding anthranilate synthase component I: MPIADTNSLPSASDFLKLSRKHSLVPVYRTVTADLETPVSAFLRIAAEEPEAFLLESVEGGKHVGRYTFIGIQPYKKIVSRGTHITVQEGRRQRTFTGDIFQELKDALSGHIPAKLPGLPPFTAGAVGFFAYDVVRQIEKLPSLAKDDLGVPDACLMFFDQVLAFDHVKKEIHLIATVDLTREARDGAYQRAVRRLNRMERSLANALPTKRKKKPAGKFVLSPQTSKAAFIKSVNKTKEYIASGDVFQCVLSQRFDCVPGVDAFEVYRALRIVNPSPYMYFLRFGMDAKPGKKPTAAHIVGSSPELLVRVHGREVEYRPIAGTRPRSADEAEDDAFEADLRSDTKEVAEHIMLVDLGRNDVGRVSEYGSVKVKDLMYVEKYSHVMHLVSTLEGKLKPELAPIDAFRSCFPAGTLSGAPKIRAMEIIEELEPTRRGVYGGSILYADFNGNLDSCIAIRTLYMNGEQGHIQAGAGIVADSVPEKEFEECRNKAQAVVRAIERARKS, from the coding sequence ATGCCGATTGCCGATACCAATTCCCTACCCTCTGCCAGCGACTTTCTAAAGCTGAGCCGCAAGCACTCGCTCGTGCCCGTCTACCGCACAGTAACGGCAGACCTCGAAACGCCGGTGTCGGCCTTTCTGCGCATCGCAGCCGAGGAGCCGGAGGCATTCCTGCTCGAATCGGTCGAAGGCGGCAAACACGTTGGCCGTTACACCTTCATCGGCATCCAGCCCTATAAAAAGATCGTCTCGCGCGGCACGCACATCACCGTACAAGAAGGTCGCCGCCAGCGCACCTTTACCGGCGACATCTTTCAGGAGCTAAAGGACGCGCTCAGCGGCCATATCCCGGCAAAGCTTCCCGGCCTTCCGCCCTTCACCGCAGGCGCAGTAGGTTTTTTCGCCTACGACGTCGTGCGCCAGATCGAAAAACTGCCCTCGCTCGCCAAAGACGACCTCGGCGTTCCCGACGCCTGCCTCATGTTCTTCGATCAGGTGCTCGCCTTCGACCACGTGAAGAAAGAGATTCACCTGATCGCGACGGTAGACCTCACACGCGAGGCCCGCGATGGCGCCTACCAGCGAGCAGTCCGTCGCTTGAACCGAATGGAACGGAGCCTCGCAAACGCGCTCCCCACAAAGCGTAAAAAGAAGCCTGCCGGAAAGTTTGTCCTGAGCCCACAGACATCGAAGGCCGCCTTCATCAAGTCCGTCAACAAGACCAAGGAGTACATCGCCTCAGGCGACGTCTTCCAATGCGTTCTGTCGCAGCGCTTCGACTGCGTGCCAGGAGTCGATGCCTTCGAGGTCTACCGTGCGCTCCGCATCGTAAATCCATCGCCCTACATGTACTTCTTGCGCTTTGGCATGGATGCCAAACCCGGCAAGAAGCCAACCGCAGCGCACATCGTAGGCTCTTCGCCTGAGTTGCTGGTGCGCGTGCACGGCCGCGAGGTCGAGTACCGCCCCATCGCCGGAACCCGTCCCCGCAGCGCCGACGAGGCCGAGGACGACGCCTTCGAAGCCGACCTTCGCTCCGACACCAAAGAGGTCGCCGAGCATATCATGCTGGTCGATCTTGGGCGCAACGACGTGGGCCGCGTCAGCGAGTACGGCTCCGTCAAAGTAAAAGACCTGATGTACGTGGAGAAGTACAGCCACGTCATGCACCTCGTCAGCACGCTCGAAGGAAAACTGAAGCCGGAGCTTGCGCCCATCGACGCCTTCCGTTCCTGCTTCCCCGCCGGAACCCTCAGCGGAGCGCCGAAGATCCGCGCCATGGAGATCATCGAAGAACTGGAACCCACACGGCGCGGCGTCTACGGCGGCAGCATCCTCTACGCCGACTTCAACGGCAACCTCGACTCCTGCATCGCCATCCGCACGCTCTACATGAACGGAGAGCAGGGGCACATTCAGGCCGGAGCCGGAATTGTCGCCGACTCCGTTCCTGAAAAAGAATTTGAGGAGTGCCGCAACAAGGCACAAGCAGTGGTTCGTGCGATCGAACGCGCCCGAAAAAGCTAA
- a CDS encoding lysophospholipid acyltransferase family protein: protein MLHRNRLLSGFWIRLKAGKGKLIFVDSSYTLKQRIALAIVPRLASAIICCLGVTLRYEDVCDPDTLPGYDTAPPAVYAFWHRCLLASAWRFRNHGVTILISRSFDGELIARTVERLGFIAIRGSSSRDGAAGLRNLQRAYVAGHYCAITADGPRGPAQIAKPGVVQLAKLVDSTVGAFYVHPHSAWHANSWDRFLIPKPFSRVTVAWTAQVPADQTAVQTALDHSVELAQSS from the coding sequence ATGTTGCATCGCAACCGCTTGTTGTCCGGATTCTGGATTCGGCTCAAGGCTGGTAAAGGTAAACTCATCTTCGTGGACTCTTCGTACACGCTGAAGCAGCGCATCGCCCTCGCTATCGTGCCACGCCTTGCGAGCGCCATCATCTGCTGCCTCGGCGTCACTCTGCGTTATGAAGACGTCTGTGACCCCGACACCCTGCCCGGCTACGACACCGCGCCGCCCGCCGTCTATGCCTTCTGGCACCGCTGCCTGCTTGCCTCGGCATGGCGATTCCGCAACCACGGCGTCACCATCCTCATCAGCCGCAGCTTCGATGGCGAACTAATCGCCCGCACCGTCGAGCGTCTCGGCTTCATCGCCATCCGCGGCTCCAGCTCCCGCGACGGAGCCGCCGGTCTGCGCAACCTGCAACGCGCTTACGTTGCCGGACACTACTGCGCCATCACCGCCGACGGCCCTCGAGGCCCCGCACAGATCGCCAAACCCGGCGTCGTCCAACTAGCCAAGCTAGTCGACAGCACCGTCGGAGCCTTCTACGTTCATCCCCACAGCGCCTGGCATGCCAACTCCTGGGACCGCTTCCTCATCCCGAAGCCCTTCTCCCGAGTCACCGTAGCCTGGACCGCCCAGGTCCCCGCCGACCAAACCGCCGTCCAAACCGCCCTCGACCACTCCGTAGAACTAGCCCAATCCAGTTAA